A region of Streptomyces cinnamoneus DNA encodes the following proteins:
- the moeZ gene encoding adenylyltransferase/sulfurtransferase MoeZ — protein MSLPPLVEPAAELTVDEVRRYSRHLIIPDVGMDGQKRLKNAKVLCVGAGGLGSPALMYLAAAGVGTLGIVEFDEVDESNLQRQIIHSQSDIGRSKAASARDTVLGINPYVNVVLHEGRLEAENVMEIFSQYDLIVDGTDNFATRYLVNDACVLLGKPYVWGSIYRFDGQASVFWSEHGPCYRCLYPEPPPPGMVPSCAEGGVLGVLCASIGSIQVNEAIKLLAGIGDPLVGRLMIYDALEMTYRQVKVRKDPDCAVCGKNPTVTELIDYEAFCGVVSEEAQAAAAGSTITPAQLKEWMDAGENIDVIDVREPNEYEIVSIPGARLIPKNEFLMGNALQDLPQDKKIVLHCKTGVRSAEVLAVLKSAGFSDAVHVGGGVIGWVNQVEPQKPVY, from the coding sequence GTGTCGCTGCCACCCCTGGTCGAGCCGGCTGCCGAGCTCACCGTCGACGAGGTCCGTCGGTACTCCCGCCACCTGATCATCCCGGACGTCGGGATGGACGGGCAGAAGCGCCTGAAGAACGCGAAGGTGCTCTGTGTGGGCGCCGGCGGCCTCGGTTCCCCCGCCCTGATGTACCTGGCCGCGGCGGGCGTCGGCACGCTCGGCATCGTGGAGTTCGACGAGGTCGACGAGTCGAACCTGCAACGGCAGATCATTCACAGCCAGTCGGACATCGGCCGCTCCAAGGCCGCCTCCGCGCGGGACACGGTGCTGGGCATCAACCCGTATGTGAACGTCGTGCTCCATGAAGGCCGCCTTGAGGCCGAGAACGTCATGGAGATCTTCTCCCAGTACGACCTGATCGTGGACGGCACGGACAACTTCGCCACCCGCTACCTGGTCAACGACGCCTGCGTCCTGCTGGGCAAGCCGTACGTGTGGGGTTCGATCTACCGGTTCGACGGCCAGGCCTCCGTGTTCTGGAGCGAGCACGGCCCCTGCTACCGCTGCCTCTACCCGGAGCCCCCGCCGCCCGGCATGGTCCCCTCGTGCGCCGAGGGCGGCGTGCTGGGCGTGCTGTGCGCGTCCATCGGTTCCATCCAGGTCAACGAGGCCATCAAGCTGCTGGCCGGCATCGGCGACCCGCTGGTCGGCCGGCTGATGATCTACGACGCCCTGGAGATGACCTACCGGCAGGTCAAGGTCCGCAAGGACCCCGACTGCGCGGTCTGCGGCAAGAACCCCACCGTCACCGAGCTCATCGACTACGAGGCCTTCTGCGGCGTCGTCTCGGAGGAGGCGCAGGCGGCGGCGGCCGGTTCGACGATCACTCCCGCGCAGCTCAAGGAGTGGATGGACGCCGGCGAGAACATCGACGTCATCGACGTCCGCGAGCCGAACGAGTACGAGATCGTCTCGATCCCCGGCGCCCGGCTGATCCCCAAGAACGAGTTCCTGATGGGCAACGCCCTCCAGGACCTGCCGCAGGACAAGAAGATCGTCCTGCACTGCAAGACGGGTGTCCGCTCGGCGGAGGTGCTCGCGGTGCTGAAGTCGGCCGGCTTCTCCGACGCCGTGCACGTGGGCGGCGGCGTCATCGGCTGGGTCAACCAGGTCGAGCCGCAGAAGCCGGTGTACTAG
- a CDS encoding ABC transporter permease gives MTGRAVRRGRTPLALGLPAALAVVFLLLPLAGILARTPWGTLPARLTSHEVVEALTLSLTVSGWALLLSLALGVPLAWLLARVEFPGKALVRCLVLLPMVLPPTVAGVALLQGYGRRGLLGTYLDRWFGLTLPFSTTGAVLAATFVAMPFLVISLEGSLAALHPRYEETATSLGAGPSRVFRTVTVPMVAPGLLAGAALCWARALGEFGATITFAGNLPGATQTLPLQVYLLLQDDPEGATAVSLLLLVIATAVLLALRGRWLGAGGHDGPRPPAVPAAGPEPLPAPVRDQPETPGPPLTAHPLRTTVSGATRAALDAPPGTTIAVVGPNGAGKTTLLRALLGLTPRATAAPLYLGGTDVSTAPAHRRHIAWVPQDGALFPHLTALANTAYGLRAQGVPRQEADRRARQWLERLGVGHLAGRRPSRLSGGQAQRVALARALAARPRLLLLDEPLAALDQSTRAHVRHALRTHLAGFPGVCLIVTHDPVEAVSLADHVLVLEDGETVQYATPAELARHPRSPWVARMLGRNAWPVKTTARGTLLLDCGTTLTTADRPADDASTGLAVVGPEAVAVHTARPTGSPRNVWEGTVRELAAQGGRVRVLIDGVPDVIAEITPAAAADLGLSEGAPVWVSVKATEVTFVAL, from the coding sequence GTGACCGGCCGCGCGGTGCGCCGAGGGCGCACGCCCCTGGCGCTCGGGCTGCCCGCCGCGCTGGCCGTGGTCTTCCTGCTGCTGCCCCTCGCCGGGATCCTCGCCCGTACGCCCTGGGGCACGCTCCCCGCGCGCCTGACCTCGCACGAGGTCGTCGAGGCGCTGACCCTCAGCCTCACCGTCTCCGGCTGGGCGCTGCTGCTCTCCCTGGCCCTGGGGGTGCCCCTGGCCTGGCTGCTGGCCCGGGTGGAGTTCCCCGGCAAGGCGCTGGTGCGGTGCCTGGTCCTGCTGCCGATGGTGCTGCCGCCGACGGTGGCGGGCGTGGCGCTGCTCCAGGGCTACGGCCGGCGGGGGCTGCTCGGCACGTACCTGGACCGGTGGTTCGGCCTGACCCTGCCGTTCTCCACCACCGGTGCCGTCCTCGCGGCCACCTTCGTGGCGATGCCGTTCCTCGTGATCAGCCTGGAGGGCTCGCTGGCCGCCCTCCACCCCCGCTACGAGGAGACGGCGACGTCCCTGGGGGCCGGCCCCTCGCGGGTCTTCCGCACGGTCACCGTGCCCATGGTGGCGCCGGGCCTGCTGGCGGGGGCGGCGCTGTGCTGGGCCCGGGCGCTGGGCGAGTTCGGGGCGACCATCACCTTCGCGGGAAACCTCCCGGGCGCCACCCAGACCCTGCCCCTCCAGGTCTACCTGCTCCTCCAGGACGACCCCGAGGGGGCGACGGCGGTGTCGCTGCTCCTGCTCGTGATCGCCACGGCGGTCCTGCTGGCCCTGCGCGGCCGCTGGCTCGGGGCGGGCGGCCACGACGGGCCCCGGCCGCCGGCCGTCCCCGCCGCCGGGCCGGAGCCCCTGCCCGCGCCCGTGCGGGACCAGCCGGAGACGCCCGGCCCCCCGCTGACCGCCCACCCCCTGCGGACGACCGTCTCGGGGGCCACCCGGGCGGCCCTCGACGCGCCGCCCGGCACCACCATCGCGGTGGTCGGCCCGAACGGCGCCGGCAAGACCACGCTCCTGCGCGCCCTGCTGGGCCTCACCCCCCGGGCCACGGCCGCCCCCCTGTACCTGGGCGGCACCGACGTGTCCACGGCGCCCGCGCACCGGCGGCACATCGCCTGGGTCCCGCAGGACGGCGCCCTCTTCCCGCACCTGACCGCCCTGGCCAACACGGCGTACGGCCTGCGGGCGCAGGGCGTGCCCCGGCAGGAGGCCGACCGCCGGGCACGGCAGTGGCTGGAGCGCCTCGGCGTGGGCCACCTCGCCGGCCGCCGGCCCAGCCGGCTCAGCGGCGGCCAGGCCCAGCGGGTGGCGCTGGCGCGCGCCCTGGCGGCACGCCCCCGGCTGCTGCTCCTGGACGAGCCGCTGGCCGCGCTGGACCAGTCGACCCGTGCCCATGTGCGCCACGCGCTGCGGACGCACCTGGCCGGCTTCCCCGGGGTCTGCCTGATCGTCACCCACGACCCGGTGGAGGCCGTGTCCCTGGCCGACCACGTGCTGGTCCTGGAGGACGGCGAGACGGTGCAGTACGCGACGCCGGCGGAGCTGGCCCGCCATCCCCGCTCCCCCTGGGTCGCCCGGATGCTGGGCCGCAACGCCTGGCCCGTGAAGACGACGGCCCGGGGCACGCTGCTGCTGGACTGCGGCACGACTCTGACGACCGCGGACCGGCCCGCCGATGACGCGTCCACCGGCCTGGCGGTGGTGGGCCCCGAGGCGGTCGCCGTGCACACCGCGCGCCCCACAGGGAGCCCCCGGAACGTCTGGGAGGGCACGGTCCGCGAACTCGCCGCCCAGGGCGGACGCGTGCGCGTCCTCATCGACGGCGTCCCGGACGTGATCGCCGAGATCACCCCCGCCGCGGCCGCGGACCTCGGCCTGTCGGAGGGCGCGCCGGTGTGGGTCAGCGTGAAGGCCACCGAGGTCACGTTCGTCGCGCTCTGA
- a CDS encoding NAD-dependent epimerase/dehydratase family protein: MRVLLLGANGYLGRFVADRLLADPAVQLTALGRGDDADVRFDLATGSPGALTRFLNAVHPGVVINCAGATRGGARELARHNTVAVATVCESLRRSGCGARLVQVGCSSEYGPSQPGSSTAEDAVPRPGGPYGVSKLAATELVLGSGLDAIVLRVFSPVGPGTPAGSPLGRLAEAMRRAMQSGDNELKLTGLGVQRDFVDVRDVARAVHAASLSAAQGAVNIGTGRAVRLRDAATLLARVAGFGGALHELDDPHLGTPPAYPYPDGCGSWQQADVRTARDRLGWRPRIGLEESLADIWMEAACRI, encoded by the coding sequence ATGAGAGTCCTGCTGCTCGGTGCCAACGGCTACCTGGGGCGCTTCGTGGCCGACCGGCTGCTCGCCGACCCCGCCGTCCAGCTCACCGCCCTCGGCCGCGGTGACGACGCGGACGTCCGCTTCGACCTCGCCACCGGCAGCCCCGGGGCGCTCACCCGGTTCCTCAACGCCGTCCACCCCGGCGTCGTCATCAACTGCGCGGGCGCGACCCGGGGCGGGGCGCGCGAGCTGGCCCGGCACAACACGGTCGCGGTCGCCACGGTCTGCGAGTCGCTGCGCCGCAGCGGATGCGGGGCGCGTCTGGTGCAGGTGGGGTGCTCCTCGGAGTACGGGCCCTCCCAGCCCGGCTCCTCCACGGCCGAGGACGCGGTGCCGCGGCCCGGCGGCCCGTACGGGGTCAGCAAGCTCGCCGCCACGGAGCTGGTGCTCGGCTCCGGCCTCGACGCGATCGTGCTGCGGGTCTTCTCGCCCGTCGGACCCGGCACGCCCGCCGGGTCACCGCTGGGGCGGCTCGCCGAGGCCATGCGGCGGGCCATGCAGAGCGGCGACAACGAACTCAAGCTCACCGGCCTGGGCGTGCAGCGCGACTTCGTCGACGTGCGCGACGTGGCCCGGGCCGTGCACGCGGCCTCCCTCTCGGCCGCCCAGGGCGCCGTCAACATCGGTACCGGCCGGGCCGTGCGGCTGCGCGACGCCGCGACCCTGCTCGCACGCGTGGCGGGCTTCGGCGGGGCCCTGCACGAGCTCGACGACCCGCACCTGGGCACCCCGCCCGCCTACCCCTACCCCGACGGCTGCGGCAGCTGGCAGCAGGCGGACGTGCGCACCGCCCGCGACCGGCTGGGCTGGCGGCCCCGGATCGGCCTGGAGGAGTCGCTGGCCGACATCTGGATGGAGGCGGCGTGTCGTATCTGA
- a CDS encoding spherulation-specific family 4 protein, translated as MSYLISPGHRRALAARKAPLRLGVPGFAHPLVAPVEWGGLQRAGLPLDWVVLGGSAPHEPGGPEGGPGCRQDPYWLSAAVPLRTSGVRVLGHLDMGFGSRPFGELLSDAQRFLNWYRVDGFALGRCPADAEALPGVRRVVGALRTLLSGAYVVLGHGTYPCSGYAALADQLVTYAGPWSGYRWSQAAEWTAEHPPERFCHFVHGVPRSHLDEALRIARWQGAGTIYFTDRTDHDGLDPWECLPGFWDEIVSRIGPGVSE; from the coding sequence GTGTCGTATCTGATCTCCCCGGGGCACCGCCGCGCCCTGGCCGCCCGGAAGGCGCCCCTGCGGCTGGGCGTGCCGGGCTTCGCGCACCCCCTGGTCGCGCCCGTCGAATGGGGCGGCCTGCAACGGGCCGGGCTGCCGCTGGACTGGGTGGTGCTCGGCGGCAGCGCGCCGCACGAGCCCGGCGGTCCGGAGGGCGGTCCGGGATGCCGCCAGGACCCGTACTGGCTGTCCGCGGCCGTGCCGCTGCGGACCTCCGGCGTGCGGGTGCTCGGCCACCTGGACATGGGATTCGGCTCGCGCCCCTTCGGTGAACTGCTCTCCGACGCCCAGCGCTTCCTCAACTGGTACCGGGTGGACGGCTTCGCGCTGGGGCGCTGCCCGGCCGACGCCGAGGCGCTGCCGGGCGTCCGCCGGGTGGTGGGGGCGCTGCGCACGCTGCTCTCGGGGGCGTACGTGGTGCTCGGGCACGGGACGTACCCCTGCTCGGGATACGCCGCCCTGGCCGACCAGTTGGTGACCTACGCCGGGCCCTGGTCGGGCTACCGCTGGTCGCAGGCCGCCGAGTGGACCGCCGAGCACCCGCCCGAGCGGTTCTGCCACTTCGTGCACGGGGTGCCGCGCTCGCACCTGGACGAGGCGCTGCGCATCGCCCGCTGGCAGGGCGCGGGCACGATCTACTTCACCGACCGCACGGACCACGACGGCCTGGACCCCTGGGAGTGCCTGCCCGGCTTCTGGGACGAGATCGTCTCGCGCATCGGACCGGGTGTCTCGGAATGA
- the modA gene encoding molybdate ABC transporter substrate-binding protein, whose product MPRTAPRRLPAVLAAVLVLPLAAACDGDRKDSGSGAKERTTLTVLAAASLTDVFKQAGAAYEKEHPDTKVTFSFAGSQELAAQVRQGAPADALVTADTKTMDGLAKETGTPGVIAKNRLTIATAPGNPKKVEGLADLSKADLKVVLAAPEVPVGRYSKQVLDQQHVAVKPVSQEPNVRAVLGKVSMGEADAGIVYLTDAAAAKGKVATVAIPDDQNAVASYPAATLKGSKHAGEAADFVRWLASDEARKLLLSAGFQRP is encoded by the coding sequence ATGCCCCGCACCGCCCCCCGCCGTCTGCCGGCCGTCCTCGCCGCCGTCCTGGTCCTCCCCCTCGCCGCCGCCTGCGACGGCGACCGCAAGGACTCCGGGTCCGGCGCCAAGGAGCGGACGACCCTCACGGTGCTCGCGGCCGCGTCTTTGACCGACGTCTTCAAGCAGGCCGGTGCCGCCTACGAGAAGGAGCACCCGGACACCAAGGTCACCTTCTCCTTCGCCGGCTCCCAGGAGCTGGCCGCGCAGGTGCGCCAGGGCGCTCCGGCCGACGCGCTCGTGACGGCCGACACCAAGACGATGGACGGCCTCGCGAAGGAGACCGGAACCCCCGGCGTCATCGCCAAGAACCGGCTGACGATCGCCACGGCACCCGGCAACCCGAAGAAGGTCGAAGGACTGGCCGACCTGTCGAAAGCGGACCTCAAGGTGGTCCTCGCCGCCCCCGAGGTGCCCGTGGGGCGCTACAGCAAGCAGGTCCTCGACCAGCAGCACGTCGCCGTGAAGCCGGTCTCGCAGGAGCCGAACGTACGGGCGGTGCTCGGCAAGGTCTCGATGGGCGAGGCCGACGCGGGCATCGTCTACCTCACCGACGCCGCCGCCGCGAAGGGCAAGGTGGCCACGGTGGCGATCCCCGACGACCAGAACGCGGTGGCCAGCTACCCGGCCGCCACGCTCAAGGGCTCCAAGCACGCCGGCGAGGCCGCCGACTTCGTGCGGTGGCTCGCCTCCGACGAGGCCCGGAAGCTGCTGCTCTCGGCGGGCTTCCAGCGGCCGTGA
- a CDS encoding alpha/beta hydrolase, with amino-acid sequence MGAVSSSLRVGALLSAVLLAVATASGCSGGDGGASTPGPGASANQKLDWKSCPAPSTSEDSGSGKPPGRDWECATLRAPLDYADPDGETIGIALIRAKATDQAHRIGSLIFNFGGPGGSGVSTLPAFAEDYRTLRTRYDLVSFDPRGVGRSAAVTCLNDKQLDAYYAADATPSTKEEEKALVGRVGDYAEACRKNSGKILPHVGTTNAARDMDLMRQVLGDDKLHYFGVSYGTELGGVYAHLFPGRVGRALLDGVVDPASDPVQSALAQAAGFQLALGNYMASCVKTSDNCPTEQQIVALLDRLGKKAVPGGGGRDLTQSLAMGGIAQSLYSKDFWDYLTEGVEDAENGDGKMLLTLGDSMNGRGPDGKYSSLQASLNAITCADFAQRYTAEEVEQKTAEFRKASPVFGEFMAWSLLQCTGWPVKGEWQTPDVSAKGSAPILVVGNTGDPATPYEGAHKMAQELGPGVGVVMTYQGEGHGAYDSGNACVKSAADAYLLQGTVPPAHKVCS; translated from the coding sequence ATGGGGGCCGTGTCCAGTTCCCTACGCGTCGGGGCCCTGCTCTCGGCCGTCCTCCTGGCCGTCGCGACGGCCTCCGGCTGCAGTGGCGGCGACGGCGGCGCCTCCACCCCGGGGCCGGGCGCCTCGGCGAACCAGAAGCTGGACTGGAAGTCCTGCCCGGCTCCGAGCACCAGCGAGGACAGCGGGTCCGGCAAACCCCCGGGCCGCGACTGGGAGTGCGCGACGCTGCGGGCACCGCTGGACTACGCGGACCCCGACGGCGAGACCATCGGCATCGCCCTGATCCGGGCGAAGGCCACCGACCAGGCCCACCGCATCGGCTCGCTGATCTTCAACTTCGGCGGCCCCGGTGGCTCCGGGGTCTCCACGCTGCCGGCCTTCGCCGAGGACTACCGCACCCTGCGCACCCGCTACGACCTCGTCAGCTTCGACCCGCGAGGCGTGGGCCGCAGCGCCGCCGTGACCTGTCTGAACGACAAGCAACTGGACGCGTACTACGCGGCGGACGCGACCCCCTCCACCAAGGAGGAGGAGAAGGCCCTCGTGGGCCGGGTGGGCGACTACGCGGAGGCCTGCCGGAAGAACTCCGGGAAGATCCTCCCCCACGTGGGCACGACGAACGCCGCCCGCGACATGGACCTCATGCGGCAGGTCCTGGGCGACGACAAGCTGCACTACTTCGGCGTCTCCTACGGCACCGAACTGGGCGGCGTCTACGCCCACTTGTTCCCCGGCCGGGTGGGCCGCGCCCTGCTCGACGGGGTCGTGGACCCGGCCAGCGACCCCGTGCAGAGCGCCCTCGCCCAGGCCGCCGGCTTCCAGCTTGCCCTCGGCAACTACATGGCGTCCTGCGTGAAGACCTCCGACAACTGCCCCACGGAGCAGCAGATCGTCGCCCTGCTCGACCGCCTCGGCAAGAAGGCCGTGCCCGGGGGCGGGGGCCGGGACCTCACCCAGTCGCTGGCCATGGGCGGCATCGCCCAGTCCCTGTACTCGAAGGACTTCTGGGACTACCTCACCGAGGGCGTGGAGGACGCCGAGAACGGCGACGGCAAGATGCTGCTGACCCTCGGCGACTCCATGAACGGGCGCGGGCCCGACGGCAAGTACAGCTCGCTCCAGGCCTCCCTCAACGCCATCACCTGCGCGGACTTCGCCCAGCGCTACACGGCGGAGGAGGTCGAGCAGAAGACGGCGGAGTTCCGCAAGGCGTCGCCGGTCTTCGGGGAGTTCATGGCGTGGAGCCTGCTCCAGTGCACCGGTTGGCCCGTAAAGGGCGAATGGCAGACCCCCGATGTGAGCGCCAAGGGCTCCGCGCCGATCCTCGTGGTCGGCAACACCGGTGACCCCGCGACCCCTTACGAGGGAGCGCACAAGATGGCCCAGGAGCTCGGGCCCGGGGTGGGCGTGGTGATGACCTATCAGGGCGAAGGCCATGGGGCGTACGACAGCGGGAACGCCTGCGTCAAGAGCGCGGCGGACGCCTACTTGTTGCAGGGCACCGTACCCCCGGCGCATAAGGTGTGCTCATAG
- a CDS encoding alpha/beta hydrolase: MSPTRPRAAALASAALAITLTATACGSGGTGAGGGTGGTDGKAAPTGARLDWKPCSAPTAAQGGGKKPGKGWECAKLPVPLDHAKPDGEQIELALIRAKATGGRRIGSLVFNFGGPGGSGVATLPGLADTYTALRSRYDLVSFDPRGVGESAGVRCQSDKELDAAFQIDGTPDDDAELRATLDANKAYVDACAKNSGKVLPHVDTVAAARDMDRLREALGEKRLHYFGISYGTELGGVYAHLFPKNVGRTVLDAVVDPTQDSVAGNLGQTKGFQLALDDYLKDCASPGGAKGGSCPTQDQITALLKELDGRPLPTAQPGRGLTQDEAVNGIAAALYSQETWKYLTAGLREAIGKGTGNTLLLLFDSLSGRSPDGHYSNLGAANRAISCADSDQRFSVDDVRRHLPEFRAASPVFGESAAWSLLSCTGWPVKGAWRTPEVSAPGAAPIVVIGNTGDPATPLAGAERMAEKLGKGVGVRITVKGEGHGMYGVNACATKAVDDRFLEDKVPADGTTCS, encoded by the coding sequence ATGAGTCCCACACGGCCAAGGGCCGCCGCCCTCGCTTCCGCCGCCCTGGCGATCACCCTCACCGCCACCGCGTGCGGCAGCGGCGGCACCGGCGCCGGGGGAGGCACGGGCGGCACCGACGGCAAGGCCGCGCCGACGGGCGCCCGGCTCGACTGGAAGCCCTGCTCCGCGCCCACCGCGGCGCAGGGCGGCGGCAAGAAGCCCGGCAAGGGCTGGGAGTGCGCGAAGCTGCCCGTGCCGCTGGACCACGCCAAGCCCGACGGCGAGCAGATCGAGCTCGCGCTGATCCGCGCCAAGGCCACCGGCGGCCGCCGCATCGGCTCGCTCGTGTTCAACTTCGGCGGCCCCGGCGGCTCCGGCGTGGCCACCCTGCCGGGCCTCGCCGACACCTACACCGCCCTGCGGTCCCGCTACGACCTGGTGAGCTTCGACCCGCGCGGCGTCGGCGAGAGCGCGGGCGTGCGCTGCCAGAGCGACAAGGAGCTGGACGCCGCCTTCCAGATCGACGGCACACCGGACGACGACGCCGAACTCCGCGCGACGCTGGACGCCAACAAGGCGTACGTCGACGCCTGCGCCAAGAACTCCGGCAAGGTCCTGCCCCACGTGGACACGGTCGCCGCGGCCCGCGACATGGACCGCCTCCGGGAGGCCCTGGGCGAGAAGCGGCTGCACTACTTCGGCATCTCCTACGGCACCGAACTGGGCGGGGTCTACGCCCACTTGTTCCCCAAGAACGTGGGGCGCACCGTGCTCGACGCCGTCGTCGACCCCACCCAGGACTCGGTGGCCGGCAACCTCGGCCAGACCAAGGGCTTCCAACTCGCCCTGGACGACTACCTCAAGGACTGCGCGTCCCCAGGCGGCGCGAAGGGCGGGTCCTGCCCCACCCAGGACCAGATCACCGCACTGCTGAAGGAACTGGACGGCAGGCCCCTGCCCACCGCCCAGCCGGGCCGGGGGCTCACCCAGGACGAGGCCGTCAACGGCATCGCGGCGGCGCTGTACTCGCAGGAGACCTGGAAGTACCTGACCGCGGGCCTCCGGGAAGCCATCGGCAAGGGCACCGGCAACACCCTGCTCCTGCTCTTCGACTCCCTCAGCGGCCGCTCCCCCGACGGCCACTACAGCAACCTCGGCGCGGCCAACCGGGCCATCTCCTGCGCCGACTCCGACCAGCGCTTCAGCGTCGACGACGTGCGGCGGCACCTGCCGGAGTTCCGCGCGGCCTCACCGGTCTTCGGCGAATCCGCCGCCTGGTCGCTGCTGTCCTGCACCGGCTGGCCGGTGAAGGGCGCGTGGCGGACCCCCGAGGTGAGCGCCCCGGGCGCCGCGCCGATCGTCGTGATCGGCAACACCGGCGACCCGGCGACGCCCCTGGCCGGGGCCGAGCGGATGGCGGAGAAGCTGGGCAAGGGCGTCGGCGTCCGCATCACCGTCAAGGGCGAGGGCCACGGCATGTACGGCGTCAACGCCTGCGCCACCAAGGCCGTGGACGACCGCTTCCTGGAGGACAAGGTCCCCGCGGACGGCACGACCTGCTCCTGA